The sequence TGCCCGTATCGTCTATTCCGACTACGGCTGTAATGTTTTTTGCGGTTACCTGCTCTTCTTTCGGGAGTTGAGGCGGAAGCGGGGGTTGGGGGATATCACCCAAGCGATAGAAATGAACATCTAATTTATCCCCTGCTTGTTTGTAAGGATTCCAATCACTAATTGCTACAGTTAATATTTTGATGCGGTTTGAATCAACAACTTTAAATTTATTATTACCAAGATTTTCTAGAACAATAGCTGTGTGCATTGGCGGAGTATAGTTATCTTGCTTTCCATTTTTATTCCTATCAATCTTCTCATTATGATTTTTATTAGGATCATCTAATTGAATAATATCTCCTGCTGTTGCATCATTGGCACTAATTTCAAAACCAATATCTAAATAACAATAACGATAACCTGCCGCTAGTTTACCGCCTGCTTCTCTTATTGTTTTCTGAACAAACCATTTACATTGTCCGGCAGGATCTTTCTTACTTTTTGGTTTTAGAAAAGTAACCCCTTCGTATTTCTTGGCTACTTCCACTATCTTAGGATTTTCCAAAGCTAAAGAAATTGAGCTAACCCCAAAAACTATAATCATAATCAAAACTATAAATAAAAATATCCTCTTCATTCACAATCAACTCCTTTACCAAATTTTCAAAGTTCAAATTATTTCTAATTATAATTAACTTTATTCAATAAAGCTAAAACTGTCTGACATTTCATCATCATAATAATTCGAATCACCATCTTTGTAAAAAGTAGCCTCTTGTCCTAAAAACCAATAAGCAATTTTATTTTTTGCCGGGTAGTATTCAAGCGCGTAAGCAAAATTTACTGGGCAGCTTGATTCTTCTAAATCTTTGCCGTCGCCTTTGATTTCAATATCATAAACGCCCTTTTGTTTTGCTGGAGTTTTTTTACCAATACCAAAACAACTACCACCTCCTATTTTATCCATCTGGGATTTAATAAAATTATCTATTTCCTTATCGTTGGAAACATTTTTAACTATAATTCGCCAACCCCCCCCACTAAGATCCCTTTTCTTACAATCCAGATACTTATAACCCGTAAAGCTACTTCCTTGCCGTTCTAATAGTTCATAGTAATAACTGGTCGTTACATCAACAGCATCACTAGTTTCAGTTATTTTTAATGGCACGACTGAATATTTATAGATATACGAGTCTTTTTTATCATTCAATTCACATGCCCCAAAAGGGGAATTTACTTCTTTTGGTATTTTCATTGAAAATCCCAACTTACGGTTAGTATAAAGATTCCATGTTCTATCAACAGGCTTTAACTCAACTTCATCCACTTTCTCTGAGTTTGATTTTTTGTTAGTACTAATCTTTATAAATATCGTGATACCTAAGCCGATTATGAAGATTAAAAATAAAAGTCCAAAAACCATTTTCTTATTCATCGATTAATCTCCTTTGTACTATTTTCATTCATACCGCCTCCTATTTAAAGCTTCTTGCTATATTATCAAGGATCGATAAATATTTTATGTTAGTATTTTCTGTTAAAGTCAACAGTTCAATTTCAAAAACATTTTTATTTTTTTCAACATAATAGTTAGAGACAAAACCAGCCTCTGATCCTTCTCTCTTAAGCTGGGTTGTTCCTACTTTAACCATATTTTTTCCATTATAATTTTCTGTACCCATGAGGGGGTTTGTATTCTCCCAAGTTGGCCATTCTTTAATCTTTTCTCTAACCCAACTTTCTAAATTGCCTTCTTGATCTTTTTGATAGCTAACTATAGATATCCAGTAATCATTAACCTCCATCTCTAGCGGAGCTCCAATATTTCTTGAAGGCATATCAACAACCGGCCTAGAACCATCAACTATTTCCGTAATATCTGATTCATTAAGAAATAAATTGGATGGATATTTTATTTCAAAACCATATTTCTCATTTTTATATGTTTTCCAATTCGCTGTTTCGTCTTTTGGCTGTTCATTAACCGTTTCATTCTGAGAATTTTTATTTATGTAATTTTGGTAAATAAAATAACCGGCGACAGATCCGATAACGATTAAACTAATTAATGATAAAAGGATGAGTGATTTTTTCTTCATTGATTAATCTCCTTACGCTTATTATACAACCACCAAAAAATTAGACAAATCTTATAGTTATAAAATTTTTAGGTATAAAAAAACGCTTTAAGCGTAGTTAAAGCGTATAATAATATAATTATTTTAGTTTGATTATTTAGGTATAGTACCAACCCAAAATTTGTCTAAAGAAATTTCTTTCATACGTTCTTCTGCATCTAAACCTAATCGATATTCCTTTGGCCATATACTAACCCAAGGAGCTTCTACTTTAATCTCATTTTCCTTTCCAGGCTGTGGATAATCACAGGATACAGAGTAATCACCTAAATGTAATCTAAAACCTCCTACTGGACCATAGTTATATTCCTGTAATATTGTACCAGGCAGATTTTTAAATTTTACATATACTACAAGATTGTTCTCTTCTAACAATAATTTCTCAACTGATATTTCAAAATCACAAAAATAGGTACCAATGCTGCTTTCTTCATGTATCTTCCATATATATCCAGTTGAATAGCCTTTTTTGGTTCCGTATCTAATAAGCTCAGAAGTCGGCTTCTTGGTAACCTTTTCTTTGGGTTTCCCAATAGGGTTTATTTCCTTTCGATATTCCTGCTTATCATTTACATATTTTTCTTCGAAATACGTAAAATGCGTTTTAATGCCTTCTTCCCCTTCTCTAGCTTTCTTTTCTTCGCCTTCCCATAAATTATTGTCAGTTATTCTTTGTGTTTTGTAAGCGATAGTTTCATCTTGAGATTCAATTGGATACTTATACTCAACCTTCTGAAGAACATTCAAAAGAAAGATAAATCCTATAACAAATACAAAAATTATGCCTAAAGTGAACAACAACCGCCTCTGCATCTTTAATCACTCCCTCAAGAGACATTATTCAGAGTACTATCCTCAGATTTTTGTTCGGGCAACTTTGATGTTTTTTCTATAGCCCGATCAGCTATACCTTCGCTGTAAATTCTTATTAACGGCAAGGTATAAATAATACAATAAACAAAAATACCTACACCCCAAATCAGAGCAATCCAATTAACAAAATCAAATAACCCTGTAAAACGATAATCAGTTGCCCAGTTAATCATAACCAACGGAGAACCAAAAAAACTAAATGATTCTTCGCCGTTACCAGATCTTCTAGCAATCAAATAATAAATAGGGAATGTGTAAACAAACAGTAAACATCCAGGTATGATCCTATTAAATAACTCTTGGTTATTTTTTATCTTATCTTTTAGGTAAAAACTGGCTAAAAATCTAACTGGATTAAATGACATAACCAATAATATAACAAATAGAATCGCTAACACGGCTGTTAATAAAGAATCAACATCAATTCTATTATTCATTATCAACATACCAGACAACATGCCGCCTAGTATTAGTTTTCCAAAAGCAGCTATAAAACCTATGGCCGCTAAAATGATTAAAGAAGTAATAGCTTCTTTAAGATCAAGGCGCTCTTTTAGCAAGGTAATCAACTCCCTTCAATTTTTAAAGAGCATTATAAAAGTATAAGGAAATCAAAAAAATAAGTCAAATCTTGCAATCTATTTATGATCTAATTGACTTTCTGCTGTTCTTATAGCAAACGGCAAATATTTAATAATATCCGAGGCAATCATTGAGCGCTGGCCTATTTTTTGGGCCGCTATGTCGCCTGCAAGCCCATGCAAATAAACTGCGGTGGCGGTTGCCTCAAATATATTTTTTAAATTCTGGGAGACAAAAACGCCAATTGTACCAGCTAAAATATCGCCCGATCCTGCTGTTGCCATACCTGGATTTCCGGTTTTATTAATCACTGTTTTGCTATTTGCGGCAATAACAGTATTATTTCCCTTCAGTACAGTAATGAAATTTAAACGATCAGCAATAAACTCTGCGATCTCTGCTTTGTTTTTATCAATATAATCGCTAGTTATCTTATGATACTCACCTTTTTTTCTAATAGCTCTTATAATTTTTAGAGCCTCGCCCGCATGAGGAGTAATTATTGTTTTACTCTTTCTTTCTTTCAAAAATTCTACGATATCACCCGCCTTTTTTACTTCTTTAATAACTTTAAACCCAGAGGAAATGGCATTGATTCCATCGGCATCAAGAATGATAGGTTTCTCGACAATAAAAAATAATTCCCAAACTAACTGCATGGTTTCTGAATTTAAGGATAAGCCCGGGCCTATTACTAAACAGTCAAAATCATTTATATTCGCCAAAATAGCATCCTTTGCCTTAATGCTAAGTGAACCTGACGGTGTTTCGGGCAAAGACATTGTCATTGCTTCGGGGAGAAGCTTTTTATAAATAACAGTTAATCCTTCCGGAAAACCAAGGGTCGCAAGACCAACCCCGGAACGATATGCAGCCTCAAGGGTTAATGCTGCTGCGCCAGCCATGCCTTTGGATCCTGCTATTATTAAAACATTACCTAAGGCTCGCTTATAAATATTAAGAGGTCTCTGCCATAAAATATCGGGGAATAAAATTTTATCCTGAATAAGCTTCATACATCAATTATACTCTTTCGAGTATTAAATTTACTAAAAAAGCTCCGTTAAAAGAGCTTTCAAAAAGTTTATTTTAAAAGATTAAAAATCAATATTTAAATCTATTGCTGGGAAATCTAAATCAGTTTCATCCTGATCCAACCCCTGGATAGACTCGTCCAAGTCGCTAATCATTGTGTTAACTTCCGTAGACTGAGTATTGCTTTCATTTTTTTGGGGTTCGCTATTAGAAATAGTAGAATTATTTTGATTTAAATATAAATAATAATAGGTTGCGAATCCGGCTAATATAATTAAGATCAAAAAGAGAAAAATCAATAATCCGCGCAATTTCTTTTTAGACGGCTCTTGTTGTGTAACCGTAAAATTACTCACCTGTGGATCTTGTTTTACATTTGGCTTTTTAGCTTCTAAAATATTTCTTTTATAATTTTTTGGCGGTAATATGTCTCTCAATTTATATCTCCTAAAAAATTAAATTTCTAATTTATTTTCATCACCTGAAATATCAGTCCACTCACCATTTTTAGTCTTATATAAACCGTCGCCTTTTAAGACTAAAGATCCTTTTCCATTAATAGAAATATCAATAAATTGTGATGATATTTCTATAACTAAATCACTTCCTTTAATCTGAACTTGATCGAGACCTTTAT is a genomic window of bacterium CG_4_10_14_0_2_um_filter_33_32 containing:
- a CDS encoding NAD(P)H-hydrate dehydratase; protein product: MKLIQDKILFPDILWQRPLNIYKRALGNVLIIAGSKGMAGAAALTLEAAYRSGVGLATLGFPEGLTVIYKKLLPEAMTMSLPETPSGSLSIKAKDAILANINDFDCLVIGPGLSLNSETMQLVWELFFIVEKPIILDADGINAISSGFKVIKEVKKAGDIVEFLKERKSKTIITPHAGEALKIIRAIRKKGEYHKITSDYIDKNKAEIAEFIADRLNFITVLKGNNTVIAANSKTVINKTGNPGMATAGSGDILAGTIGVFVSQNLKNIFEATATAVYLHGLAGDIAAQKIGQRSMIASDIIKYLPFAIRTAESQLDHK